In a genomic window of Sphingomonas lutea:
- a CDS encoding S8 family peptidase has translation MSNRRFYSSSACAIVLAFAVSACGGGGGGGSVGSTPPPPKASTPTPSPTPTPTPTPTPTPTPTPTPTPTPTPGVNYDTPEYRNSASSVAANAISAYQSGATGAGVKIAVIDSGINPDLSEFTGRIDAASADVAGSRGVSDEGGHGTAVSAIAAGARNGSNTMGVAFDATIVSLRADVPGSCATKDGCSFRDDTIARGVDIARTAGAKVINLSLGGGGISSGLMSAMSRAVQNGIVLVISAGNDGETATGGSPDEFASTPASQFPGMVIIAGSVGVDAGSSIDINQISSFSNRAGGSAEHYLTARGFQDRAPDQTGQQFLWSGTSFSAPTISGAVALLAQAFPNLSGAQIVSILMKSADDLGAAGTDSVFGRGRLNIAKAFQPQGPMSLAGSQVPVTGSAGDLPPAAGDAATGQSLGAIILDGYDRAYVANLAASLRRADIDRPLSRAIQNDIRSGAMAAGPLSVAVTVHERRDLVGSVAIDQMGIGPEDARKARLVAGSAVAKLDDRTAVAFGFAEGAKAMERKLSGNTAGAFLIAKDIAGDPGFGARREGSLAIRRKFGATGVTLSGETGEVWQEIETSATGSPYRWTSLALDRTFGATSLSGGISRLEERQSLLGGRMGAMLGGGGSTSFFVDLEARRELGRGWSAGVSARRGWTDFAAGRFQTGAYGFDLAKLGVLGAHDRLGLRIAQPLRVERGGFAALLPTAYDYATTSATHSVTHMSLAPSGREIDGEISYGSTLFGGRGLLGGNLFYRRQPGHIANSRDDAGAAIRFTLGY, from the coding sequence ATGAGTAACCGGCGCTTTTACAGCAGTAGCGCGTGCGCGATCGTCCTGGCCTTTGCCGTGTCCGCTTGCGGCGGCGGTGGCGGCGGCGGCAGCGTCGGTTCGACCCCGCCACCGCCCAAAGCGTCCACGCCGACGCCCTCGCCGACACCAACACCGACGCCGACTCCGACTCCGACCCCGACTCCAACGCCCACTCCGACGCCGACGCCGACTCCCGGCGTGAACTACGACACGCCCGAATATCGCAATTCGGCGTCATCGGTCGCGGCCAATGCGATCAGCGCGTATCAGTCGGGCGCGACCGGCGCCGGGGTCAAGATCGCGGTGATCGACAGCGGCATCAATCCGGACCTGAGCGAATTCACCGGTCGCATCGACGCGGCCAGCGCCGATGTTGCGGGCAGCCGCGGCGTCAGCGACGAGGGCGGGCACGGGACCGCGGTCAGCGCGATCGCGGCGGGCGCCCGCAACGGGTCCAACACCATGGGCGTCGCGTTCGACGCGACGATCGTCAGCCTTCGCGCCGACGTCCCGGGCAGCTGCGCTACCAAGGACGGCTGTTCCTTCCGCGACGATACGATCGCGCGCGGGGTCGATATTGCGCGCACCGCGGGCGCCAAGGTCATCAACCTGTCGCTCGGCGGCGGGGGGATTTCGTCTGGGCTGATGTCGGCGATGAGCCGTGCGGTGCAAAACGGCATCGTTCTTGTGATTTCCGCCGGCAATGACGGCGAAACAGCGACCGGCGGCAGTCCCGACGAATTCGCTTCGACCCCTGCAAGCCAGTTCCCCGGCATGGTCATTATCGCCGGATCGGTCGGGGTCGACGCCGGCAGCAGCATCGACATCAACCAGATTTCGAGCTTCTCCAACCGCGCCGGGGGAAGCGCGGAGCATTATCTGACCGCACGCGGCTTCCAGGACCGCGCGCCGGATCAGACCGGCCAGCAGTTCCTGTGGTCCGGCACCAGTTTTTCGGCACCGACCATCAGCGGTGCGGTTGCGCTTCTTGCCCAGGCCTTCCCGAACCTGTCGGGCGCGCAGATCGTTTCGATCCTGATGAAAAGCGCCGACGATCTCGGCGCGGCGGGCACCGACAGCGTCTTCGGGCGCGGGCGCCTGAATATCGCAAAGGCATTCCAGCCGCAGGGCCCGATGTCGCTTGCGGGAAGCCAGGTCCCGGTGACCGGAAGCGCGGGCGATCTGCCCCCGGCGGCCGGCGATGCAGCGACCGGGCAATCGCTCGGTGCGATCATCCTCGACGGCTACGACCGGGCTTATGTGGCGAACCTGGCGGCATCGTTGCGCCGCGCGGATATCGATCGTCCACTGTCGCGCGCGATTCAGAACGACATCAGGTCGGGCGCCATGGCGGCGGGGCCGCTTTCGGTGGCAGTGACGGTGCATGAGCGCCGCGACCTCGTCGGCAGTGTCGCGATCGATCAGATGGGTATCGGGCCCGAGGACGCGCGCAAGGCGCGGCTCGTCGCCGGATCCGCGGTTGCCAAGCTCGATGACCGCACGGCCGTCGCGTTCGGCTTTGCCGAGGGCGCCAAGGCGATGGAGCGCAAGCTTAGCGGAAACACCGCCGGGGCATTCCTGATTGCCAAGGACATTGCCGGCGATCCGGGCTTTGGCGCACGCCGTGAGGGCAGCCTTGCCATCCGCCGCAAGTTCGGCGCGACCGGCGTCACCTTGTCGGGGGAAACCGGTGAGGTGTGGCAGGAGATCGAGACCAGCGCGACCGGCTCGCCCTATCGCTGGACGAGCCTGGCGCTCGACCGCACATTCGGCGCGACGTCGCTGTCCGGCGGGATCAGCCGGCTCGAGGAACGGCAGAGCCTGCTTGGCGGCCGCATGGGTGCGATGCTTGGCGGCGGCGGATCGACATCCTTCTTCGTCGACCTCGAAGCACGGCGCGAATTGGGCCGCGGGTGGAGCGCGGGCGTGTCGGCGCGGCGCGGGTGGACCGATTTCGCCGCCGGGCGTTTCCAGACCGGCGCTTACGGGTTCGACCTCGCCAAGCTCGGCGTGCTGGGCGCGCACGACCGCCTTGGTCTGCGCATCGCGCAGCCGCTGCGCGTGGAACGCGGCGGCTTCGCCGCGCTGCTGCCGACGGCCTATGATTATGCGACGACAAGCGCGACGCATTCGGTGACGCACATGTCGCTGGCGCCGAGCGGCCGAGAAATCGATGGCGAGATCAGCTACGGATCGACCCTGTTCGGCGGGCGCGGCTTGCTCGGCGGCAACCTCTTCTACCGTCGCCAGCCCGGCCACATCGCCAACAGCCGCGACGATGCCGGCGCGGCGATCCGCTTCACGCTCGGCTATTGA
- a CDS encoding pyrimidine 5'-nucleotidase — translation MDPAYAHIRDWIFDLDNCLYPASTGLFGLIDERMGAYIQRLLDCDPVEARRVQKAHFHAHGTTLAGLMAEHDIDPHDFLDDVHAIPLDRVSRDDRLVRGLGRLPGRKFVFTNGDAPYARRVLDAIGVPDDFECLHDIHASELRPKPDPHGYRLLCDQFGIDPKRAVMVEDMAQNLRPAKALGMTTVWVDNGSERGNHDYDAAAIDARITNVGEWLEQILGDD, via the coding sequence ATGGACCCCGCCTACGCCCACATCCGCGACTGGATCTTCGATCTCGACAATTGCCTGTACCCGGCATCGACCGGGCTGTTCGGGCTGATCGACGAGCGCATGGGCGCCTACATCCAGCGCCTGCTCGACTGCGACCCGGTCGAGGCGCGGCGGGTGCAGAAAGCGCATTTCCACGCGCATGGGACGACCCTTGCCGGGCTGATGGCCGAGCATGACATCGACCCGCACGATTTCCTCGACGACGTCCACGCCATCCCGCTCGACCGCGTTTCCCGCGACGACCGGCTGGTGCGCGGGCTCGGGCGGCTGCCCGGCCGCAAGTTCGTCTTTACCAACGGCGACGCGCCTTATGCGCGGCGCGTGCTCGATGCGATCGGCGTTCCCGACGATTTCGAATGCCTGCACGACATCCACGCCAGCGAGCTTCGACCCAAGCCCGACCCGCACGGCTATCGCTTGCTGTGCGACCAGTTCGGCATCGACCCCAAGCGCGCGGTGATGGTCGAGGACATGGCGCAGAACCTGCGGCCGGCGAAGGCGCTCGGCATGACCACGGTGTGGGTCGACAATGGGTCGGAGCGCGGCAATCACGATTATGACGCGGCGGCGATCGACGCGCGCATCACCAACGTCGGCGAATGGCTCGAACAGATATTAGGGGACGATTGA
- the dapD gene encoding 2,3,4,5-tetrahydropyridine-2,6-dicarboxylate N-succinyltransferase, which translates to MQQVIEQAWDARDTIGADTQGEVRDAVEAALDALDRGEARVAEPSADGWQVNQWLKKAVLLSFRLNPMEAISGAPGGAHWWDKVPSKFAGWGASEFGAAGFRAVPGSIVRRGAYIAPGAVLMPSFVNIGAYVGEGTMVDTWATVGSCAQIGRNVHISGGTGIGGVLEPLQAGPVIIEDDCFIGARSEVAEGVVVERGSVISMGVFLGASTKIVDRATGEIHYGRVPAYSVVVPGALPAKDGGPSLACAVIVKRVDERTRSKTSINELLRD; encoded by the coding sequence ATGCAGCAGGTGATCGAGCAGGCGTGGGACGCGCGCGACACGATCGGCGCGGATACGCAGGGCGAGGTGCGCGACGCGGTCGAGGCCGCGCTCGATGCGCTCGACCGCGGCGAAGCGCGCGTGGCCGAGCCCTCGGCGGACGGTTGGCAGGTCAATCAATGGCTCAAGAAGGCCGTGCTTCTGTCGTTCCGCCTCAACCCGATGGAGGCGATTTCGGGCGCGCCGGGCGGCGCGCACTGGTGGGACAAGGTGCCGAGCAAGTTCGCCGGCTGGGGCGCGTCCGAGTTCGGCGCGGCCGGCTTCCGCGCCGTGCCGGGGTCGATCGTCCGGCGCGGCGCCTATATCGCGCCGGGCGCCGTGCTGATGCCGAGCTTCGTCAATATCGGCGCGTATGTCGGCGAGGGGACGATGGTCGACACGTGGGCGACCGTCGGCAGCTGCGCCCAGATCGGCCGCAACGTCCACATCTCGGGCGGCACCGGGATCGGCGGCGTGCTCGAGCCGCTCCAGGCGGGCCCGGTGATCATCGAGGACGATTGCTTCATCGGCGCGCGCTCGGAGGTGGCGGAAGGCGTCGTCGTCGAGCGCGGATCGGTCATCTCGATGGGCGTGTTCCTTGGCGCATCGACCAAGATCGTCGACCGCGCGACGGGCGAGATCCATTACGGCCGAGTCCCCGCTTATTCGGTCGTCGTCCCCGGCGCCCTCCCAGCCAAGGACGGCGGCCCGAGCCTCGCCTGCGCGGTGATCGTCAAGCGCGTCGATGAACGCACGCGTTCGAAGACCAGTATCAACGAGTTGCTGCGGGATTGA
- a CDS encoding DMT family transporter codes for MIHTVMNKSEWAILGVLALIWGGAFVFIGIAVRHVDPLTYVWLRLTIAAGAMWLFLTLRGQGLGLPPQVWGSILLLALLNNALPFTLFGWGQTHIASGLAAILNATTPIWGVIVAHLLTRDERITPRKAAGVLLGFGGVAVMIGPTLLADIGTGAIAQLACIAASLSYALAAVWARRFKALGLSPMAVTTGQLTAGAAMMLPLMLLVDRPWTQPFPPLSAWGAIIALALFCTAFGYVLYFRLIESAGATNALLVTLLVPPVAILLGALLLGETLAPQDFAGLTLIALGLAAIDGRLFTALTRLGPRPAI; via the coding sequence ATGATTCATACCGTGATGAACAAGAGCGAATGGGCGATCCTCGGCGTGCTCGCGCTGATCTGGGGCGGCGCCTTTGTCTTCATCGGCATTGCCGTGCGCCACGTCGACCCGCTGACCTATGTCTGGCTGCGACTGACGATCGCCGCGGGCGCGATGTGGCTGTTCCTTACGCTCCGCGGCCAGGGGCTCGGCCTGCCGCCACAGGTTTGGGGATCGATCCTGCTGCTTGCCCTGCTCAACAATGCCCTGCCCTTCACGTTGTTCGGCTGGGGTCAGACGCATATCGCCAGCGGCCTAGCGGCGATCCTCAACGCCACGACGCCGATTTGGGGCGTGATCGTCGCCCATCTCCTAACCCGCGACGAGCGGATCACTCCGCGCAAGGCCGCGGGCGTACTGCTCGGCTTTGGCGGGGTGGCGGTGATGATCGGCCCGACCCTGCTTGCCGATATCGGCACCGGCGCGATCGCCCAGCTGGCGTGCATCGCGGCTTCGCTCAGCTATGCGCTGGCCGCGGTCTGGGCGCGGCGCTTCAAGGCGCTTGGCCTGTCGCCAATGGCGGTGACCACCGGCCAGCTGACTGCAGGCGCGGCGATGATGCTGCCGCTGATGCTGCTCGTCGACCGGCCGTGGACGCAGCCCTTCCCGCCGCTCTCGGCCTGGGGCGCGATCATTGCCTTGGCCTTGTTCTGCACCGCCTTCGGCTACGTGCTGTATTTTCGCCTGATCGAATCTGCCGGCGCGACCAACGCGCTGCTGGTGACTTTGCTCGTGCCCCCGGTCGCCATCCTGCTTGGCGCACTGCTGCTCGGCGAGACGCTTGCGCCGCAGGATTTCGCGGGGCTCACGCTCATCGCGCTGGGCCTGGCGGCAATCGATGGACGGCTGTTTACGGCTTTGACGCGACTCGGCCCTCGGCCAGCAATTTAG
- a CDS encoding TlpA family protein disulfide reductase: MRILAVASLILVAACQREAPAPAPANQSEGAEAPAGPVKGVDRSRKGRPAPDVTFNNPDGGEIDLADCKGVPTLVNLWASWCAPCVKELPTLDALAARHERDGDLGVIAVSQDSAPQGSVEAFLAKLKVKRLGAYHDPKMALSGGLGVEVMPTTVLYDAQGKEVWRYVGDLDWSGAEAAKLLAEGRVASKP; encoded by the coding sequence ATGCGCATCCTCGCCGTCGCTTCCTTGATCCTTGTCGCCGCTTGCCAGCGTGAGGCGCCAGCGCCCGCGCCGGCCAACCAAAGCGAAGGCGCCGAAGCGCCCGCGGGCCCGGTCAAGGGCGTCGACCGCAGCCGCAAGGGCCGGCCCGCGCCTGACGTGACCTTCAACAATCCCGACGGCGGCGAGATCGACCTGGCCGATTGCAAGGGCGTGCCGACTTTGGTCAATCTGTGGGCCAGCTGGTGCGCGCCGTGCGTCAAGGAGTTGCCGACGCTCGATGCGCTTGCGGCGCGGCATGAGCGCGACGGCGACCTCGGCGTGATTGCAGTCAGCCAGGACAGTGCGCCGCAGGGCTCGGTCGAGGCGTTCCTTGCCAAGCTCAAGGTGAAGCGGCTCGGCGCTTATCATGATCCGAAGATGGCGCTGTCGGGCGGGCTGGGGGTCGAAGTGATGCCGACCACCGTACTGTACGACGCGCAGGGTAAGGAAGTGTGGCGCTACGTCGGCGACCTCGACTGGAGCGGGGCGGAAGCGGCTAAATTGCTGGCCGAGGGCCGAGTCGCGTCAAAGCCGTAA
- a CDS encoding UTP--glucose-1-phosphate uridylyltransferase, with the protein MTNRVRKAVFPVAGLGTRLLPATKSIPKEMITIVDRPLIQYAVDEAREAGIEQLIFVTGRGKSALVDYFDHAFELEATMTGKGKSLDSLKSSRARFGEIVTVRQQEPLGLGHAVWCARDIVGDEPFAVLLPDELMLGKPNCLAQMMEAYARVGGNIVAALEVAPEETHQYGVIDPGARDGALTEIRGMVEKPAPGTAPSNLMLPGRYILQPEVMHHLDAQEAGAGGEIQLTDAMAKLIGDQPFHALTFDGQRYDCGGAAGFVIANLALALQREDVAPQVRTFMRGL; encoded by the coding sequence ATGACAAATCGCGTTCGCAAGGCCGTCTTCCCGGTCGCCGGCCTGGGCACGCGCCTGCTGCCCGCGACCAAGAGCATCCCCAAGGAGATGATCACGATCGTCGATCGGCCGCTCATCCAATATGCGGTCGATGAAGCGCGCGAGGCGGGGATCGAGCAGCTGATCTTCGTCACCGGCCGCGGCAAGAGCGCGCTGGTCGATTATTTCGATCACGCTTTCGAGCTGGAGGCGACGATGACGGGCAAGGGCAAAAGCCTCGACTCGCTGAAATCGTCGCGCGCGCGCTTTGGCGAGATCGTCACCGTCCGCCAGCAGGAGCCGCTCGGCCTCGGCCATGCCGTGTGGTGCGCACGCGACATCGTCGGCGACGAGCCGTTTGCGGTGCTTCTTCCCGACGAGCTGATGCTGGGGAAGCCCAACTGCCTGGCGCAGATGATGGAGGCTTACGCGCGGGTCGGCGGCAATATCGTCGCGGCATTGGAAGTCGCGCCCGAGGAAACGCATCAATATGGCGTGATCGATCCCGGCGCGCGCGATGGCGCGCTGACCGAGATCCGCGGCATGGTCGAAAAGCCCGCGCCGGGCACCGCGCCGTCGAACCTGATGCTGCCCGGCCGCTACATCCTCCAGCCCGAAGTGATGCACCATCTCGATGCGCAGGAAGCGGGCGCGGGTGGCGAGATCCAGCTGACCGACGCCATGGCCAAGCTGATCGGCGACCAGCCGTTCCACGCCTTGACCTTCGACGGGCAGCGTTACGATTGCGGCGGCGCGGCGGGGTTCGTCATCGCCAATCTGGCACTGGCCCTGCAGCGCGAGGACGTCGCGCCGCAAGTGCGGACGTTCATGCGCGGGCTCTAG
- a CDS encoding response regulator transcription factor translates to MEDRPRILVVEPNKTALSVLARRLSDAGFRVATADSGSGAIAELHRVPVDLLLAEISMPRMSGAELARLIRSHVQLADLPIMLITGRSAPKSAVLAYEAGADDVILKPFHFEVLVARIERRIARMRAVEQLAQDKAALDARVVERAIQIGELKEQLAEAQARARA, encoded by the coding sequence ATGGAAGATCGTCCGCGCATCCTGGTCGTCGAGCCCAACAAGACTGCTTTGTCGGTGCTTGCCCGGCGGCTGTCGGACGCTGGTTTCCGCGTTGCCACCGCCGATAGCGGCAGCGGGGCGATTGCCGAGCTTCACCGGGTACCGGTCGATCTCCTCCTGGCCGAGATCAGCATGCCGCGGATGAGCGGTGCGGAGCTGGCGCGGCTGATCCGCTCACACGTGCAATTGGCCGATCTGCCGATCATGCTGATCACCGGCCGCTCGGCGCCCAAAAGCGCGGTGCTCGCTTACGAAGCGGGCGCCGACGACGTGATCCTCAAGCCGTTCCACTTCGAAGTGCTGGTGGCGCGGATCGAGCGCCGGATCGCGCGCATGCGGGCGGTCGAGCAGCTGGCGCAGGACAAAGCTGCGCTCGATGCCCGCGTGGTCGAGCGCGCAATCCAGATCGGCGAGCTCAAGGAGCAATTGGCCGAAGCGCAGGCTAGAGCCCGCGCATGA
- a CDS encoding HNH endonuclease: MYHPELIRHPDSCPALVLNADYTPLSYYPLSLWPWQTAVKAMFLERVDIVAHYDREVHSPSLALKLPSVIALREYVRPNEYPAFTRFNLFLRDKFRCVYCGSGRELTFDHVIPRAHGGRTTWENVATACAPCNLRKGGRTPAEAHMQLYREPERPTTWDLQVHGRAFPPNYLHDSWRDYLYWDVELEP; this comes from the coding sequence TTGTATCATCCCGAGCTGATCCGCCATCCCGACAGCTGTCCGGCATTGGTCCTCAACGCCGATTACACGCCGCTGTCTTATTATCCGCTGTCACTGTGGCCGTGGCAGACCGCGGTCAAGGCGATGTTCCTCGAACGGGTCGACATCGTCGCCCATTACGACCGCGAAGTGCACTCGCCGAGCCTGGCGCTCAAGCTGCCGTCGGTGATCGCGCTGCGCGAATATGTGCGGCCCAACGAATATCCGGCGTTCACCCGCTTCAACCTGTTCCTCCGCGACAAATTCCGCTGCGTCTATTGCGGGTCGGGGCGCGAACTGACCTTCGATCACGTCATTCCGCGCGCCCACGGCGGGCGAACGACGTGGGAGAATGTCGCCACCGCCTGCGCCCCATGCAACCTGCGCAAGGGCGGCCGCACCCCGGCCGAAGCGCACATGCAGCTCTATCGCGAGCCCGAGCGGCCGACGACCTGGGACCTGCAAGTCCACGGCCGCGCCTTCCCGCCCAACTATCTTCACGATAGCTGGCGCGATTATCTCTACTGGGACGTCGAGCTGGAGCCGTAG
- the gluQRS gene encoding tRNA glutamyl-Q(34) synthetase GluQRS — protein MKVSRFAPSPTGRLHLGHAYSAVIGHDLAGESGGTFLVRIEDLDQTRSRAEHVDGIFEDLRWLGLDWAEPVLVQSQRSEVYADALDRLRAMGLVYACYCTRADIAAALAAPHGPAASHYPGTCRDLPEDAARRQAQPHSWRLDTAKALALAGMPSWREGGTTITADRADLDDVILARKDAPAAYHLACVIDDSASGVNLVVRGADLRSSTPVQRLLQTLLGLPEPDYLHHPLVRHDDGRRLAKRDLAPTLAAMRAAGVDGRQFAHALKHGELPAGFRLRDA, from the coding sequence GTGAAGGTCTCGCGCTTTGCGCCGTCGCCGACCGGGCGGTTGCATCTGGGCCACGCCTATAGCGCGGTGATTGGCCACGACCTGGCGGGCGAAAGCGGTGGGACATTCCTGGTCCGGATCGAGGATCTCGACCAGACCCGCAGCCGCGCCGAACATGTCGACGGCATTTTCGAGGATTTGCGCTGGCTCGGCCTCGACTGGGCCGAGCCGGTGCTGGTGCAGTCGCAGCGCAGCGAAGTCTATGCCGACGCCCTCGACCGCCTCCGCGCAATGGGTCTGGTCTATGCCTGTTATTGCACGCGGGCCGACATCGCAGCGGCGCTGGCCGCTCCGCATGGGCCCGCCGCGAGCCATTATCCGGGGACCTGCCGCGACCTGCCCGAGGATGCGGCCCGGCGACAGGCGCAACCGCACAGCTGGCGGCTCGACACGGCCAAGGCCTTGGCGCTGGCGGGAATGCCGTCGTGGCGCGAAGGCGGCACAACCATCACCGCCGATCGCGCCGATCTCGACGACGTCATCCTGGCGCGCAAGGATGCGCCGGCCGCTTACCACCTCGCCTGCGTGATCGACGATTCGGCAAGCGGCGTGAACCTGGTCGTGCGCGGCGCCGATTTGCGCTCCTCGACCCCGGTCCAGCGCCTGCTGCAGACGCTGCTCGGCCTGCCCGAACCCGACTATCTCCACCACCCGCTCGTCAGGCATGACGACGGGCGGCGGCTGGCCAAGCGCGACCTTGCGCCGACGCTGGCGGCGATGCGCGCGGCGGGTGTCGACGGCCGCCAGTTCGCACATGCCCTAAAGCACGGGGAGCTTCCGGCTGGTTTTCGGCTGCGCGACGCCTAA
- a CDS encoding twin transmembrane helix small protein — translation MNTLLITLLVIAMAATAYVLVRGVMNMASGKDVSGAKSQEWMRKRVLFQGVAILLVVLILIVAGADK, via the coding sequence ATGAACACGCTCCTCATCACCCTCCTCGTGATCGCCATGGCGGCGACGGCTTACGTCCTCGTCCGCGGGGTCATGAACATGGCGTCGGGCAAGGATGTGAGCGGCGCCAAGTCGCAGGAATGGATGCGCAAGCGCGTGCTGTTCCAGGGCGTCGCGATCTTGCTGGTGGTGCTGATCCTGATCGTCGCCGGCGCGGACAAATAA
- a CDS encoding cob(I)yrinic acid a,c-diamide adenosyltransferase, whose product MVKLNKIYTKTGDGGSAGLVDGSRVSKSSARMRAIGEVDEANAAIGMAIAYLKDSDLALKLLAVQNELFDLGADVATPGEVEGALRIVPNQVARLEIELDEMNDALDPLTSFILPGGSPAVAALHLARTVTRRAERVAVALHEREPLNPHLLSYLNRLSDFLFVAARFVARQEGGDVLWQPGSTRD is encoded by the coding sequence TTGGTCAAGCTCAACAAGATCTACACCAAGACCGGCGACGGCGGCAGCGCCGGCCTGGTCGACGGCAGCCGGGTGAGCAAATCGAGCGCGCGGATGCGCGCCATCGGTGAGGTCGATGAGGCCAATGCCGCGATCGGCATGGCCATCGCGTATCTCAAGGACAGCGATCTCGCGCTTAAGCTGCTGGCGGTCCAGAACGAGCTGTTCGACCTTGGCGCGGACGTGGCGACGCCGGGCGAGGTCGAAGGCGCGCTGCGGATCGTCCCGAACCAGGTCGCGCGGCTCGAGATCGAGCTCGACGAGATGAATGACGCGCTCGACCCCTTGACCAGCTTCATCCTTCCCGGCGGCTCGCCGGCGGTCGCCGCGCTGCACCTGGCGCGGACGGTGACGCGACGGGCGGAGCGCGTGGCGGTGGCGCTGCATGAACGCGAGCCGCTCAACCCGCACCTTCTCTCCTACCTCAACCGCTTGTCGGACTTCCTGTTCGTGGCCGCGCGCTTCGTCGCCAGGCAGGAAGGCGGCGATGTCCTGTGGCAACCGGGCAGCACGCGGGACTAA
- the egtB gene encoding ergothioneine biosynthesis protein EgtB translates to MARADAAAGGSTLAERLRATRRLTRDLAAPLSDADATIQPFPDASPAKWHLAHTTWFFETFILREQVPGYAPFDDRFAFLFNSYYEAAGPRHERPKRGMVSRPSLDEVRDYRAHVDDALEAAMPSLPPAALELIELGINHEQQHQELFLTDILATFAENPIEPAYGELPEPACWSVEPLTYHSGRAGIVEIGATGDAFAFDSERPRHRAFLAGHAIANRKVTNREWRAFIDDGGYRTPTLWLSEGWYWVQREAITAPLYWHDDGTAFTLGGRREIDGAAPVAHINYFEADAFARWAGARLPTEAEWESFADSADPMLGNQLDIAGAVAPRPGGGMFGDAWEWTQSAFAAYPGFTPAEGAVGEYNGKFMCGQFILKGASCATPRGHSRATYRNFFPPSARWQFTGVRLARDA, encoded by the coding sequence ATGGCACGCGCGGATGCAGCAGCGGGAGGATCGACCCTTGCCGAGCGGCTGCGCGCGACCCGGCGGCTGACACGCGATCTTGCGGCGCCGCTGAGCGATGCCGATGCGACCATCCAGCCCTTCCCCGACGCCTCCCCGGCGAAATGGCATCTGGCGCACACGACCTGGTTCTTCGAAACCTTCATCCTGCGCGAACAGGTGCCGGGCTACGCGCCGTTCGACGACCGCTTCGCCTTCCTCTTCAACTCTTACTACGAGGCCGCCGGCCCGCGCCACGAGCGGCCCAAGCGCGGCATGGTCAGCCGTCCATCGCTCGACGAGGTGCGTGACTATCGCGCTCATGTCGACGATGCGCTCGAGGCCGCAATGCCATCGCTTCCGCCTGCAGCGCTAGAGCTGATCGAACTCGGCATCAACCATGAGCAGCAGCACCAGGAGCTGTTCCTGACCGACATCCTGGCGACCTTCGCCGAGAACCCGATCGAGCCGGCTTATGGTGAGTTGCCCGAGCCCGCCTGCTGGTCGGTCGAGCCGCTGACCTATCATTCCGGCCGCGCGGGGATCGTCGAGATCGGCGCGACGGGCGACGCCTTCGCGTTCGACAGCGAACGGCCGCGCCACCGCGCCTTCCTTGCCGGCCACGCCATTGCCAACCGCAAGGTCACCAACCGCGAATGGCGCGCGTTCATCGACGACGGCGGTTATCGCACGCCGACGCTGTGGCTGTCCGAAGGCTGGTACTGGGTCCAGCGCGAGGCGATCACCGCGCCGCTCTACTGGCACGACGACGGCACGGCGTTCACGCTCGGCGGCCGGCGCGAGATCGATGGGGCGGCGCCGGTCGCGCACATCAACTATTTCGAGGCCGACGCCTTCGCCCGCTGGGCCGGCGCGCGCCTGCCGACCGAGGCGGAGTGGGAAAGCTTCGCCGACAGCGCCGATCCAATGCTTGGCAACCAACTCGACATTGCTGGAGCGGTCGCGCCGCGGCCGGGCGGCGGCATGTTCGGCGACGCGTGGGAATGGACCCAGAGCGCCTTCGCCGCTTACCCCGGCTTCACCCCCGCCGAAGGCGCGGTCGGCGAATATAATGGCAAGTTCATGTGCGGGCAGTTCATCCTCAAGGGCGCGAGCTGCGCGACGCCGCGCGGGCACAGCCGGGCGACCTACCGCAATTTCTTTCCGCCCAGCGCGCGCTGGCAGTTCACGGGGGTGCGCCTTGCTCGCGACGCTTGA